One region of Chaetodon auriga isolate fChaAug3 chromosome 5, fChaAug3.hap1, whole genome shotgun sequence genomic DNA includes:
- the LOC143321466 gene encoding hyaluronan and proteoglycan link protein 1-like: protein MTSLLCITIISLILVASAYSQVTSSPPPLQVKIFADLGSNVTLPCRLLDKDTMSFGSIGVRVKWTKVAHDEALNEDVLLSMGFHKKTYGSFEDRVFLQELDNEDATLVITDVSMEDTGKYRCEIINGMEDTIQEIMLEVRGGLTDGVVFPYSPYSGRYNLNFDDAVQACMEQDAVVATHDQLLEAWKGGLDWCNAGWLSDGTVQYPITMPREPCGGSNNGPGLRSYGRRDRMSRFDVFCYSPEFKGRFYWLVQPDSLTFDEAVQACLDDGAEIAKVGHMFSAWKLEGYDRCDAGWLADGSVRYPISRPRKNCSPTEAAVRFVGFPDKSQKSYGVYCFKAEQ from the exons atgacaagTCTGCTGTGCATCACAATAATCTCCTTGATCCTGGTTGCGAGTGCATACAGTCAGGTGACGAGCTCTCCCCCACCACTGCAAG tTAAGATTTTTGCTGACCTCGGCTCCAACGTCACCCTGCCCTGCCGGCTCCTGGACAAGGACACCATGTCCTTTGGCAGCATTGGTGTCCGAGTCAAATGGACCAAGGTGGCACATGACGAGGCGCTGAACgaggatgtgctgctttcaaTGGGATTCCACAAGAAGACCTATGGAAGCTTCGAGGACCGCGTCTTTTTGCAGGAGCTCGACAATGAAGATGCCACCTTAGTAATAACTGACGTCTCCATGGAAGACACGGGAAAATACCGCTGTGAGATCATCAACGGGATGGAAGACACCATCCAAGAGATTATGTTGGAAGTGCGTGGTGGTCTCACTGATg GTGTTGTGTTCCCATACTCCCCTTATTCGGGCCGCTACAACCTGAACTTCGACGACGCCGTGCAGGCCTGTATGGAGCAGGATGCTGTGGTCGCCACCCATGATCAGCTGTTGGAGGCCTGGAAGGGCGGCCTGGACTGGTGCaacgctggctggctgagtgATGGCACAGTGCAGTATCCCATCACCATGCCCAGAGAGCCTTGTGGCGGCTCCAACAACGGGCCTGGTCTCAGAAGCTATGGCCGCCGTGACAGAATGAGCCGCTTTGATGTGTTCTGCTATTCTCCTGAATTCAAGG gaCGTTTCTATTGGCTGGTCCAACCCGACAGCCTGACCTTTGACGAGGCTGTGCAGGCATGCTTAGACGATGGCGCAGAGATCGCCAAGGTGGGCCACATGTTCTCCGCCTGGAAGCTCGAGGGCTACGATCGCTGCGATGCCGGCTGGTTGGCCGACGGAAGTGTCCGCTACCCCATCTCCAGGCCTCGCAAGAACTGCAGCCCCACAGAAGCTGCAGTGCGCTTTGTTGGGTTCCCAGACAAATCGCAAAAGTCTTACGGCGTCTACTGTTTCAAGGCTGAGCAGTGA